The region AGCTGCAACCGCAACAGAGCGCGCAGGTCTGCACGTGCGCTCTGTTTGCACTCTCGCCGGGTGCTGACACTCGGGCTCGCGCGCGCGCAGAGTCTGGCGcgcgtgcacgtgcgtgcatgcgtaTTCACGAtgccagtttttttgttttgtttttcccttctcttGGCCCTGTACCCCTTTTCCTGCCAGGAGGTGGCGCCCGATGCTAACTTCCCGCCTCCCAGTCaacttcagtcccagcacaggTAGCGGTGAGGGCCATCACCCTCCGAGTCGTGGGCCTGCTTGAAATAGGAGATGGATAAACTGAGGTCCCAGGTAGTCAGCGATGTGCCTGTGTTGAGTGTGCCAGACCCCAAAGAGCGGAGGGGCAGTCCGGGGCCCGGAAGCCCAGCCCTGCCCATGCGGCGCTAGCTACAGACAGATTGACTTTATTCATGAACACGCTGGGGGGCGGCTGAGCCGACCCACCCGGGACACGCTCACACGGTGGGTGGGGGGCTCTCCATGCCACAATCACAACACACGACGCCCGCGCTTGGACCGAGCGGGCTGAGGGAGGGGGCATGGCACGAACTGGCTCCTggtttgggttaaaaaaaaaaaaatttaggggtCGAAGTGGGGCTGCCCGCGGAGGTCCCCTCGGAGAACCTCTGTTGGGATGGGGAAGGAGCCATAGCTTTCCCATCTTGGTTTAAAAATACATAGAACATGCTACATCCGCGCAGACACTGGACCAGATGGAGGGTGAGGGGTAACACTGGTGGGGCAGAGCTGCCAGCTGGGCGTCTGCGCGACCCCAGTTCACGCCTCAGGGATGAACGCGGGCAGGTTAGACAGACGGAAGGGCAGGGCAGACACTAACACAGGCCCGAGGGCGGTGCCTCGGAGACGAAGGAAGATCTCGTGTTTGGGGGGAAAAGGTAGAAGGACAGCCCTGGTTCTGGGGATGAGGGATGGAACAGGGTCAGGGAAGGAATTGTGCTGCTGGTGCCGGGCCCTCCTGGACCCTTACGCCTCTGGCTCATATTCCTGGTATTCCTCCTGCagtggggagtggggtggaagAGAGAAGAACAAAAAGGAAGTGTTGGAGACTGAGTGGTCAAGTGCAGCCCGCCAGATCCCTCCCCAGCAAGGAGGGACAATGTTTGCCCCACCCCCAGGGTAGGAAGAAACCTGGAGCTGGGTCCCAGGCAGTTAGTTGTGTGCCTGGGTCCTAGCATTAGGCACCATCTGCCATCTGTCCTCTCCTCCCCTACTTCCACCCCCTGGAACCTGAGTTATTGAAGCCCTCCCCCCCCCTGCGCCCCCCAGTCCACTTCTTACGTTGGGGACCTCCCACCCAGCAAGGGGTGATGTCATCTTCAGggatgcccctcccccagccctgtgGTCCCCTCACCTGCGGTGTTCCCTCATAACTTTCCCCTTCAGGTTCCATCAGGGGTTCAATCAATGGCTCTTCAGCGGCTTCTTGGGCCACCTCCTCTGGCTGTGGACAGAGGAAAGCAGGGCTGTGTGGGCAGCTGGACACTCCTTACAATCCTATGCTAGCATTGCCGTGGGTTGCTTGGAAGAGTGAGGTAGACTAGGGTAGCTTGGCAGTGCAAGGGGTATTTGGGCGAGGTGTCCATTTGGAGgtgttaaaaatgagaagaagATGGAGGTGTGACTGGTGAATTCCCACCCAATCATCAGGGGAAGCTAGGAATGCGGAGGGAGGGTGGAGCACTCTGCTGCTCAGCCCAGCACCTCACAGCCTCTACCTCCATCCCTGAGACTGAGTAGATAGGAGACAGCTGATGGGTCTCCCGGTTAGGCGCAAACTACTGGACTGACTATAGGACCCAGGAGAGAACTCCGGAAGCTTCCCTCTCAGGCTTATGGGAGCTGCAGGCTCAGGTCTGGGGCTAGAGAGGGGCTCTGTGCCATTCCCTCCACTGCCTTCcacccatccctccctcccccagggcCGAGCTTGGCCTGATTTCTTCACTGTAGCTATTTTAAGATAAGCTGGAAGCAACAGCTCATGGTGTTGCTTGGATGTGTGAGCTaagactctcccctcccccctgcatCTGCTGCCCAGATGGGCACAGACCAATGAGCATGGAGGTAGAGGTCTGCTAGACACATGGCCCGCCACCTGCAAATGAGCACATATATGTAAACACGCCATAACTTGGTGTGTATGCATGGCTGTAGAAGACCGCGTGTGGACTGGCACATGCCTAGGACCCTGAGAAGTTGGCACTTCCAGTTGCCTTAGTCCCATGGGTGGCTTCAGCTCCTTGGAGTCCTGTCTACCTGCATCCCTTTGGGTAGAGGGCTTTACATCTCCTGTAAATGAGGGTGGCGGCTCAGTCCTCTCTTTGTGGGGATGACCAGAGAGATGAGAAATATTAGTTTGTCTCAAGTTACCCAGCTACGACCGGAACCCAGGAAAGACACAGTTCAAAGTCCCAGCTTGAGGCCTTCAGGGTATAGCTTCATGCTAGAACATGTGTCTAGCGTGTTAAAGGCCTTGGCTCAATCTGCAGCACCCCCATCCCAAATAAATCCCAGCTTGAGCCCTTTGTGTGGAAGCGAGTACGCCAGGACAGTAGAAAGACTCAGCACCTAACCACAGTGGAACATGGACCCTGGGAACGGAGAATGATGGTGAGCTTGTCCTCTTCCTGATGACATACTCATGAGATTAAAAAAGCACCCCACAAGTCTGCAGTGATGGAAGTCAGGAAGCAGGTGCCCTGAGGGAGTAGGCAGGGTCTGGACTGAAAGGAGCTAAGGGAGTCCCTCCATGATCCAGGCACATTCCACCGCCTCATGTAGGGACCCTAAAGGCAGCGTAGTGCAGGAATTCTGGAGGCTGGCATTTTGTGTGATGAGCTGATTGCTGGCTTCATTGGGGAGATACCTTTCCAAAATGCCTTTctttttggggtgtgtgtttgtgtgggggggagttaaagcaacctttttttaaaaaaaagatttatttttttgctgggctttaatcccagcacttgggaggcagaggcaggcggatctctgtgagttcaaggccagcctggtctacaagggttagtttcaggacaggctccaaagctacagagaaaccctgtctccaaaaacatgtatgtatgagtgcttgtctgcatatatgtcttcTATATGCCATGTGTGGGCCTGGGTCCtaaagagtccagaagaggacattggatcctttggaattggagttacagatagttgtgagccactatgtggatgctgggaacctaactcagttcctctgcaagGCCATTGCTCCAGTCCTACAAGAAAGAGTCTTACATAGTCCTGCCAGGCCACATGTGGAGCATTCACCGTTTGCCGGCCAGGCTTTCTATCGTGGTGGTTCTCAAGGTGGAGTCTTTAGACCTGCAGCGTTACAGTCACCTGTGTGGTTTTGTCTCCTGACTTCTGCCTCAGGACCTTTGTGTTTCCTGCTCAAAACAGCTCGAAATACAGTCCCGGCACATCTCCGGGCTGTCCAATGGCACCTCCCCAGGGAAACTCTCCTAGCTCAGGTCACAGTGCTTTGCCCCATCACAGCGTTCTCGTCTCCACTGCGCATGCACACCTGTCTGACGCCCATGCGCACTGGCTGGTTTTGCGCTGTGATCTCTCACTATCTCAGTAGCGTGAATGCAGGGCCCCACCCACTGTGAAGCCACTAAGAACAGGTCTTCGCTGGCACAGACATctattcaatgaaaggaaatgACTGAACAGGCCGTGGCTTGTTCAGATGTGCCCAGGAATATCTGGAATCATGCCGGTAAGCGGGCTATGCACTCACAGCCCCTTCTGGGTCCCTTCACAGGGAGCATGGCATCCATGCACACCTCCCCACGGCTTCATTCTGAGCCCAGTGTAGCCCAGTCTTGTAGGAAAAGAGGCAAGTAAGCTTGTGCCCCAGGCAGGGGGAGTAGAGGTGGATGGTGGCAGGCATATGTGCCCAGCATGCCCGACATGTGCTGGGGGATCACTTGCCTTCAGGTCTGTGGGGAACTCTTCCTTCTTCACCAGGCCTGTGGCCGCTGCAATGTTCCCAGCCCCAGAGAACACAGCGCCTCCCAGATGTGATGCCTGCTCCTTGGTTTTCTCAGCCACTGGAGCAGGGAGGTATTGGGGGAAGGGTTCAgtgccagcccccccccccatagtgtCCCAGAGTCTTCCTTCCCCAGGGGCAACCCCACAAAGAAACCTCAGGAGCCCCCATACCCCTCCCCAGCATAAAGTACTAAGACTGGTCTGGTACCTGAGGCCACACCTTGGACCACTCCCTCTTTGGTCTTGCTTCCTATAGGGAGAAAAAGGAGCATATTTAAGAAGTCTGAGCATAGCAAACAGAGATTCCAACCCAATGCGGGGGTCATGCAGAGAACCCAGATAGCAATGCGTCCCCTGAACTGCCTCCCTGAACCCCCACATCCCACGGTTCTCACCCCACGCTAATTACACTCAGTTCCTACACGTATTTCCTCAGGCCTTCTGCCCCCCTGCCCCAACATCCACACCCCCCAGTGGAGGCTGCCTGAGTGGCTCTTAACTTCTCCCGGTCTGCAGCCTGGGCAGTGGGAGGGGGGTTGGATATCTCTCTCTTTATAGTTGGAAACCAGAAGCTCAGTAAGGGCCCTGCAATTGGTTAGGAGCTGAGTGAGCGAGCATTTAAAGCCGACTTGAAACTCCTGCTCCCAGGTACTGATGTGTAGCCCAAGATGGGAGGTGGTGCtgggaggagcagagacaggcgtTTGGAAGATGCCCTTGGTGCCCCGTGTATGTCTCTCATGAGCAGGTCCTCCAAACAAGGGCCAGTTCTTCCTTTTGACTAAAGCAGAGAATGTTAGGTGCAGGTGAGTCTAACGTTGATGTTCAGACTGTAGAAGGAACTCATGACACTGACTGGGTCTTCGTCAGATGCTGACGTGGTACTGAAAGAGGCGAGAAGTTCTGACCACGGGGTGTGTATCCTCCTGGGCCTGGGCAACCTGCCACGTGAAGACTTAGCAGCCAGACAAAGGCTAGTAAACCTAGGCTAGGGCCAGTACAGAGAGGGCGAGACTAGGTTAGCCAGGGTCAAGGGTGAGGCCCGGCTGGGATGAAGTGTGCCCCAAACTAAGGTCAGCCAGAAGTTGGAGGTGGAAGGGACAGGAGTCATGCCATGCATTATTCATTCCCTCTTTGACAAATTGTTTGTGCATTTGATGTGCAAGGCCTGTCTGACTGTCTGATGGGCCCGTGGCCCATTGTCTGACCTGGAGTAGTAGGGAAAGAATATTTAGACTTCAGGGACTTCAAGAGGTGGCACATTGATATTCTAGAAGGAGACTAGGGAGGGGGAACcagacaggcaaaacaccacCCGAGGACCAGAAACATTGGGTATGGTGAAAAACAAGGCTGGAAATGCAGGCTGAGGTAGGGCCACGAGGGGTACTGCATGCTAGGCTACAGGAGCCGGGGTCATAACGCAGAGGTTTCTGGGCAAGGGAAGACTAGAAAGAAGTGTCTGCCAAGGAAAAAGCCTCCGTGACTTGGAGAGGCAGAGCCTATTAGCAGAGAGAAAATAGTGGGGTTTAAGAAGCGAAAGAGACGAGGGACGAGTAAAAGGGGGGCAGAACCTGGCTAGGCAGATGTGGGCTCAAGGCTGGGCTTACCTACCGCTGCTCTTTCCTCAGGTGGCAATGCCTCCTGGTCTCCCTACAATTTACTCGCCTGTAGCTTGGAGGGACAACTGTGAACTGGTCAGATCATGTCAGTCTCTCCTTTAATGGCAATTTCAAGGATGCTCCAACCTGACACACAAGGTCTTCTCGTGAACTGGCTCTTGCCTACCGACCTGAGCTCGTCCTTCGCCATGACTCCTGCCCTCTGCTCTTCAGACCATTCTAGGTCCTCATATCCCGCCTTTCTGCCTTCCCAGGCCCCTTGGTGTTCAGGCCTGTTCCACACACACCACCCTCACAGGTAGCTCCCCTTTGGCTTTCTTCCCCCAAATGATTCCCATACTTGATGTTAGATCCACCCCGGAAATGCTGTGCCTCACCACGAGGAATTCGTAGTTTTGTTCCCTTGCCTCGTCACAGCCCAGCATCCACACAAGGCTTGGCACAGAGTATGTTTTTAATGAGCACAATCCAAATTTGCTATGACCTTGGGCAAACTGTCCAGCTCTTTTATATCTTTTTCCACAAGAGCAAGCCCTGGCCCACCATATGAGCTCCAAAATGAGTCCGCTAGCTTCCATTTCTAGCCTTATCTCTCCTTATGGAAAGAACCCTACAAAGTCCTTTCACACTCTGGGTGAGAGACATTAACCTCCTGACCTTTGTCCTGATGCCAGCTGACCTCTGAGAGGAGTGTGAACTGGAGGGAGAGCTGTGGTAAACCcacaggcagtgtgtgtgtgttggggggggcagGTAGCTGGAGAGAGCCCGCCAATACC is a window of Chionomys nivalis chromosome 13, mChiNiv1.1, whole genome shotgun sequence DNA encoding:
- the Sncb gene encoding beta-synuclein isoform X2 → MDVFMKGLSMAKEGVVAAAEKTKQGVTEAAEKTKEGVLYVGSKTKEGVVQGVASVAEKTKEQASHLGGAVFSGAGNIAAATGLVKKEEFPTDLKAKEVAQEAAEEPLIEPLMEPEGESYEGTPQEEYQEYEPEA
- the Sncb gene encoding beta-synuclein isoform X1; translation: MDVFMKGLSMAKEGVVAAAEKTKQGVTEAAEKTKEGVLYVGSKTKEGVVQGVASVAEKTKEQASHLGGAVFSGAGNIAAATGLVKKEEFPTDLKPEEVAQEAAEEPLIEPLMEPEGESYEGTPQEEYQEYEPEA